A single genomic interval of Apteryx mantelli isolate bAptMan1 chromosome 19, bAptMan1.hap1, whole genome shotgun sequence harbors:
- the H3-3B gene encoding histone H3.3, which produces MARTKQTARKSTGGKAPRKQLATKAARKSAPSTGGVKKPHRYRPGTVALREIRRYQKSTELLIRKLPFQRLVREIAQDFKTDLRFQSAAIGALQEASEAYLVGLFEDTNLCAIHAKRVTIMPKDIQLARRIRGERA; this is translated from the exons ATGGCCCGTACAAAGCAGACCGCCCGCAAGTCCACTGGGGGGAAGGCTCCGCGCAAGCAGCTGGCCACTAAGGCGGCCCGGAAAAGCGCCCCCTCTACTGGCGGCGTCAAGAAGCCTCACCGCTACAG gcCGGGCACCGTGGCGCTCCGCGAGATCCGCCGTTACCAGAAGTCCACGGAGCTGCTGATCCGCAAGCTGCCCTTCCAGCGGCTGGTCAGGGAAATCGCCCAGGACTTCAAAACAGACTTGAGGTTCCAGAGTGCAGCCATTGGTGCACTGCAG GAGGCCAGCGAAGCATATCTGGTGGGTCTGTTTGAAGACACAAACCTGTGCGCCATCCATGCCAAGAGAGTCACCATCATGCCCAAAGATATCCAGTTGGCTCGCAGGATACGGGGGGAGAGGGCTTAA